TCGGCAGACTTTTGTCCCTCAACGATTGCCGCAACACCGGTCGGCGAGAGGCTCCCCGACCGACGCGCGATCGCCACGATTGTCGCCGATGCTGCGGAAGACGCTCGTTTGCTTGCCGACCCGCGCGCTACGGCCTTCGCCCTCGGCCAACTCGGTAGCCTATACGAACTGAACGGTCAGCTCGACGCGGCCGAGCAGTTGACCCGCGATGCGTTATTGGTGCTTGCTAACATCCAAGCCCCCGATATTCGCTACCGCTGGGAATGGCAGCTCGCGCGGATCCGCGCCCGCCAGGGACAACCCGACGACGCGATCGCCGCCTACCAAACGGCTGTCTCCACGCTTCAAACCGTGCGCGGCGACCTGATTGCCGTCAACCCCGACGTGCAGTTCTCTTTTCGCGACAACGTCGAACCCCTCTATCGCGAACTCGTCAATTTGCTGCTGCGCAGCGATCGCCAGCCCGGGCAGAGCGACCTTGCTGCCGCGATCGCCGCGATTGAAGCCCTGCACCTGGCGGAACTGGAAAACTACCTCGGCTGCGAACTTGGAGTCGATCTGGCGATCGATCGCGACCTCGAAACCTTCGATCCGCGGGCTGCACTGGTCTACCCGATCGTCTTGCCCGATCGCCTGGCGGTCATTACGCAACTGCCGAAAGACGGCAGCCTGCAGCTTCGCACCTGGGACGTCGGCCGGGCTGAGGTCGAGCAAACGTTGCAGGAGCTGCGGGGGGCACTTTTCGCCCGCGACGCCAGCCGCCTCCTCGACCGGGCCGGTCGGGCCTATGAGTGGATCGTCGCGCCAGCTGAAGCTGCGATCGCCGCAAGGACTGACAATATCGACACGCTGGTCTTCATCCTCGATGGGTACTTTCGCAACATACCGGTTGGCGTGCTCTACGATGCTCGCAACGACCAATACGTCGTCGAGAAACCTTACGCTACTGCCGTTTTACCTGGGTTGCAGCTCTTCGACCTCGGCAGCGATCGCGAACCGCTTCAAGTTCTTGCTGCCGGCATCAGTCGAGCACTCGAAGCCGAAAACCGCAGTTTTTCCGCCCTGGCAGCCGACGCCGAACTCGAACGGATCCGCACGAGTGTCGAGGACACCACGGTCTTGCTCGACGAGGAATTTACGCCGGCTACCCTGCAAGCCAACCTAGCTACCAGTGATGTCTCCGTTTTGCACGTAGCAACCCACGGCAGCTTCAGCTCCGACCCCGAAGAGACGTTTATCCTGACCTACAATGACGATGCCAGCGACGGCAACTCCGGTCGGCTTTTGCGATCGCGCGAACTAGACGGCCTGTTGCGCGCGCGCGTGCTGTCCGAACGCCAACGCCTCGAACTCCTTATCCTCAGCGCCTGCCAGACTGCGTTCGGCGATAGCCGTGCACCCCTCGGACTGGCGGGACTGGCCGTCCGCTCCGGCGCGCGCAGCACTCTTGCTACGCTCTGGCTAGTGAGCGACAACTCCACGCTCGCGTTAATGGAAAAGTTCTATAGCGAGTTGATCGCTGCTAATGTCAGTAAAGCCGAAGCTCTTCACCGCGCCCAGCAGCAACTCGCCGCCCGTCCGGAATCTCAGAATCCGTTTGATTGGGGACCCTACGTACTCGTGGGGAATTGGCGTTAGTCAAATTTCGATTTCGTCCCCCCATACCTCTGCGAATGCGACCCATCTGGTTCCAATGACCGAGACAATCACGCACTTGCAATCTCAATACGAAAACGGCATGAAGATTCCAGCTACGACCAAGCAAGAATTCACGCCTCATTCCATTCAGTCGTCTTGACTTTCACATTCCTCTTGCTACGAAAACCTCACCTGCCGGTCGTAATCTACCTTGTCAGTCAGATGTTCTTGTGAGAAAATTGGTTGGAAGATTTCTAAACAGATAACGCCAGCTTTAACAGCCCGCCCATTTGGGAGCGAGTTTGCTCTCGCTTTACCAAACAGACACTCTGTTCGGCCCGTTCATAGCGAGAATTATGACTGCGACACGTGCGCCAAGCTGGGTGCGAGTGGGTTGTTTAGGCCCTTCAATGAAGGCTAACTAGGAAACCATGAACATCAAAAGATTTGCGATCGCGCTGGCCCCGCTCCTTGGGGTTGGTCTAGGTACTCTAACCACCCCGGTTGGAGCATCAGAGTTGGCTTCTAGGGCGAACGACGCGACAAGCTCCCTTGCTAGCTCCACGCTCACAAACGCCGAATCTGAGAACGGTGCTATTGAATTGCCCGTCCGCCCTCTCCAGAACACCATTTGCTCCAGCAAAGCCCACGCGCTCGCGACGAATTCCGAGCACTCGCATATCACCTATCCGATTGCGCGAGCGCTGGAGTTGAGCTTCGGTGGCTGCGGTAGCTGCTTAGTCAATGGGCTACCGGGAATTTGGATTCCAAGCGTCGGGGAATGCTTGATTTGTAAAAGATAACCCTTC
This genomic stretch from Rubidibacter lacunae KORDI 51-2 harbors:
- a CDS encoding CHAT domain-containing protein; amino-acid sequence: MANCTRRFFRWLLLGLLGAAIALGLPLFAALAPPARVAAQTNTVVALLQPGLEHYRAQRFSAAADAWQGVVDTLDKNADCILRARALRYLSLARQHLGQWESANGAIAESLDLAGACAPDDAELRAQILNARGRLEWSRGDDLAAVETWEAAARNYLAADRVDGVQLSKLNQAQALQALGLSREASRTLETVAASLEATADSTLQAAGYQHLGAALRRIGLLQDSERALARAGSLATENDLRARIWLEQGNTYSALLNRALARGDRLDPGAIASNAVCDRLIANPNSHERIPDATCFAAAARTSYREAARLASPPNTRASARINILALAVRTGERQGLTELANAIATDLGALPPSRQSIFARLNFAQSLTCLLPEAAGSADFCPSTIAATPVGERLPDRRAIATIVADAAEDARLLADPRATAFALGQLGSLYELNGQLDAAEQLTRDALLVLANIQAPDIRYRWEWQLARIRARQGQPDDAIAAYQTAVSTLQTVRGDLIAVNPDVQFSFRDNVEPLYRELVNLLLRSDRQPGQSDLAAAIAAIEALHLAELENYLGCELGVDLAIDRDLETFDPRAALVYPIVLPDRLAVITQLPKDGSLQLRTWDVGRAEVEQTLQELRGALFARDASRLLDRAGRAYEWIVAPAEAAIAARTDNIDTLVFILDGYFRNIPVGVLYDARNDQYVVEKPYATAVLPGLQLFDLGSDREPLQVLAAGISRALEAENRSFSALAADAELERIRTSVEDTTVLLDEEFTPATLQANLATSDVSVLHVATHGSFSSDPEETFILTYNDDASDGNSGRLLRSRELDGLLRARVLSERQRLELLILSACQTAFGDSRAPLGLAGLAVRSGARSTLATLWLVSDNSTLALMEKFYSELIAANVSKAEALHRAQQQLAARPESQNPFDWGPYVLVGNWR